A stretch of the Canis lupus familiaris isolate Mischka breed German Shepherd chromosome 37, alternate assembly UU_Cfam_GSD_1.0, whole genome shotgun sequence genome encodes the following:
- the PPIL3 gene encoding peptidyl-prolyl cis-trans isomerase-like 3 isoform X2: protein MNFLALCASNYYNGCIFHRNIKGFMVQTGDPTGTGRGGNSIWGKKFEDEYSEYLKHNVRGVVSMANNGPNTNGSQFFITYGKQPHLDMKYTVFGKVIDGLETLDELEKLPVNEKTYRPLNDVHIKDITIHANPFAQ from the exons atg aATTTCTTGGCTCTTTGTGCCAGTAATTACTACAATGGCTGTATATTTCATAGAAATATCAAGGGTTTCATGGTTCAAACAGGAGATCCGACAG GTACCGGAAGAGGAGGTAACAGTATCTGGGGCAAGAAATTTGAGGATGAATATAGTGAATATCTTAAG CACAATGTTAGGGGTGTTGTATCAATGGCTAATAATGGCCCAAACACCAATGGATCTCAGTTCTTCATCACCTATGGCAAGCAGCCACATTTGGACATGAAATATACGGTATTTGGAAA gGTAATAGATGGTCTAGAAACTCTAGATGAATTGGAGAAGTTACCAGTAAATGAGAAGACCTACCGGCCTCTTAATGACGTACACATTAAGGATATAACTATTCATGCCAATCCATTTGCACAATAG
- the PPIL3 gene encoding peptidyl-prolyl cis-trans isomerase-like 3 isoform X1 has product MSVTLHTDVGDIKIEVFCERTPKTCENFLALCASNYYNGCIFHRNIKGFMVQTGDPTGTGRGGNSIWGKKFEDEYSEYLKHNVRGVVSMANNGPNTNGSQFFITYGKQPHLDMKYTVFGKVIDGLETLDELEKLPVNEKTYRPLNDVHIKDITIHANPFAQ; this is encoded by the exons atg tcaGTGACACTGCATACAGATGTAGGTGATATTAAAATTGAAGTATTCTGTGAGAGGACACCCAAAACTTGTGAG aATTTCTTGGCTCTTTGTGCCAGTAATTACTACAATGGCTGTATATTTCATAGAAATATCAAGGGTTTCATGGTTCAAACAGGAGATCCGACAG GTACCGGAAGAGGAGGTAACAGTATCTGGGGCAAGAAATTTGAGGATGAATATAGTGAATATCTTAAG CACAATGTTAGGGGTGTTGTATCAATGGCTAATAATGGCCCAAACACCAATGGATCTCAGTTCTTCATCACCTATGGCAAGCAGCCACATTTGGACATGAAATATACGGTATTTGGAAA gGTAATAGATGGTCTAGAAACTCTAGATGAATTGGAGAAGTTACCAGTAAATGAGAAGACCTACCGGCCTCTTAATGACGTACACATTAAGGATATAACTATTCATGCCAATCCATTTGCACAATAG